The following coding sequences lie in one Kamptonema formosum PCC 6407 genomic window:
- a CDS encoding S9 family peptidase, producing MMNQIANYGSWKSPITSDLIVSGTIGLGGISLDGDDIYWMEGRPSEGGRNVIVRRTSDGKIADVTPPPFNVRTRVHEYGGGAFLVADRTVYFSNFTDQRLYCQTIDSEPQPLTPVGDWRYADGIIDRQRNRLIYIREDHTTGSEPVNTIVSINLDNGEDIQILAHGHDFYASPRLSPDNSQLCWISWNHPNMPWDGTELWVAEIKADGYLGEKQLVAGGVSESIFQPEWSRDGVLYFVSDRSNWWNFYRWKPIQLTSETNSLKKWGGEIEPLCEMPAEFGLPQWVFGMLTYAFVSGDRIICTYTQQGIWHLASIDLKTKQLTTIETPYTDISGIKSHDDRVVFLAGSPTESTAIVQLDLATNQLQVLRRASELTIDSGYLSNPEPIEFPTENGQTAYAFFYPPKNRDYTAPAEEKPPLVVKSHGGPTAATSSSFNLKIQYWTSRGFAVLDVNYGGSTGYGREYRQRLKDRWGIVDVDDCTNGAKYLAEKGLVDSQKMAIAGGSAGGYTTLCALTFRDVFKAGASYYGVSDLEALATDTHKFESRYLDELIGPYPERQDLYKQRSPIHFTERLSCPVIFFQGLEDRVVPPNQAEMMVAAIKAKGLPVAYITFEGEQHGFRRAENIKKTLDGEFYFYSRVFGFELADAIEEVPIANL from the coding sequence ATGATGAATCAAATCGCAAATTATGGCTCTTGGAAATCACCGATTACCTCAGATTTAATTGTCTCTGGTACAATTGGACTAGGGGGAATTTCCCTAGATGGCGATGATATTTACTGGATGGAAGGAAGGCCGTCGGAAGGCGGACGTAATGTCATTGTGCGTCGGACATCAGATGGTAAAATAGCAGATGTCACACCACCACCTTTTAATGTTCGCACTCGCGTACATGAATATGGTGGCGGCGCGTTTTTAGTTGCCGATCGCACAGTCTATTTTTCCAACTTTACCGATCAACGCCTTTACTGTCAAACAATTGATTCAGAACCTCAACCGTTAACACCTGTCGGTGACTGGCGTTATGCAGATGGCATCATCGATCGCCAACGAAATCGCCTCATTTATATCCGAGAAGATCATACCACTGGCAGCGAACCTGTTAACACAATAGTTAGCATTAATTTGGATAATGGTGAAGATATCCAAATTTTAGCTCATGGCCATGACTTTTACGCTTCGCCGCGCCTAAGTCCAGATAACTCTCAACTGTGTTGGATTAGTTGGAACCATCCAAATATGCCTTGGGATGGTACAGAATTATGGGTGGCAGAGATAAAAGCTGACGGTTATTTAGGTGAAAAACAATTAGTTGCAGGCGGAGTTAGCGAGTCTATTTTTCAACCTGAATGGTCAAGGGATGGAGTATTATATTTTGTTAGCGATCGTTCTAACTGGTGGAATTTCTATCGCTGGAAACCAATCCAGTTAACAAGTGAGACAAACTCCTTAAAAAAATGGGGAGGGGAAATCGAACCTCTGTGCGAAATGCCTGCTGAATTTGGACTTCCCCAATGGGTTTTTGGGATGTTAACTTATGCCTTTGTTTCAGGTGATAGAATTATCTGTACTTATACTCAACAAGGCATCTGGCATCTAGCTAGTATCGATCTCAAAACAAAACAGTTAACAACAATTGAGACTCCTTACACTGATATTTCAGGAATTAAATCCCACGACGACCGAGTTGTTTTTCTAGCAGGTTCTCCTACAGAATCCACAGCTATTGTACAACTAGATTTAGCAACAAATCAATTACAAGTGCTGCGGCGTGCTAGTGAATTAACCATCGATTCTGGTTATCTCTCTAACCCCGAACCCATAGAGTTTCCTACAGAAAACGGACAGACAGCTTACGCTTTCTTTTACCCTCCCAAAAACCGGGATTACACTGCACCTGCTGAGGAAAAACCTCCCCTGGTTGTTAAAAGTCATGGCGGCCCAACTGCTGCCACTTCTAGCAGTTTCAATTTAAAAATTCAATACTGGACAAGTCGCGGTTTTGCTGTCCTTGATGTCAATTACGGTGGTAGCACTGGTTACGGACGCGAATACCGCCAAAGACTAAAAGATCGATGGGGGATTGTTGATGTTGATGACTGTACTAACGGTGCAAAGTATTTAGCTGAAAAGGGATTAGTAGATAGCCAAAAAATGGCGATTGCCGGTGGTAGTGCAGGCGGTTATACTACTCTGTGCGCTCTCACTTTTCGAGACGTTTTTAAGGCGGGTGCGAGTTATTATGGAGTGAGTGATTTAGAAGCTTTAGCCACAGATACTCACAAATTTGAGTCGCGCTACTTAGATGAATTAATTGGCCCTTATCCTGAACGGCAAGATTTGTATAAACAGCGCTCTCCCATTCATTTTACTGAACGCCTATCTTGTCCAGTAATTTTCTTTCAAGGATTAGAAGATAGAGTTGTACCACCAAACCAAGCTGAGATGATGGTAGCTGCAATTAAAGCCAAAGGTTTGCCAGTGGCATACATTACTTTTGAAGGGGAACAACACGGTTTTCGTCGTGCTGAAAATATCAAAAAAACGCTCGACGGCGAATTCTATTTCTACTCGCGAGTATTTGGATTTGAACTAGCTGATGCTATAGAAGAAGTGCCTATTGCTAATCTTTAG
- a CDS encoding RpnC/YadD family protein produces MKTAIVAINQLPTTPDTLWLRILGKGRTQQQAIDEIIALPETNSLRTNILELVSTWRVNLQTKQDLTEEDRELIMNLTPAYVQWREETLLQGRQIGVEIGRFEERRILVENLLIARFGSIDEALLAVLEPMLELPPQELTRMLLELSREDLLTRFGNREN; encoded by the coding sequence ATGAAAACAGCAATTGTTGCAATTAATCAATTGCCAACTACGCCAGATACGCTATGGTTGAGAATTCTCGGAAAAGGGAGAACTCAGCAGCAAGCTATTGATGAAATCATCGCACTACCTGAAACAAATTCCTTACGCACCAATATTTTAGAACTGGTTTCAACCTGGCGAGTTAATCTACAAACAAAACAAGATTTAACTGAAGAAGATCGGGAGTTAATTATGAATTTAACACCAGCTTATGTCCAATGGCGAGAAGAAACTTTGCTACAGGGACGACAGATAGGAGTAGAGATAGGACGCTTTGAAGAACGGCGTATTCTTGTAGAAAACTTGTTAATAGCTAGGTTTGGGTCTATTGATGAAGCACTATTAGCAGTGCTTGAACCAATGCTTGAATTACCGCCGCAAGAGTTAACGCGAATGCTGCTTGAATTATCTCGCGAAGATTTGTTAACTAGATTTGGAAATAGAGAGAATTAA
- a CDS encoding DUF3370 domain-containing protein, with the protein MLPFLPIIHLSQTSPPPQEIVQIQEVRPLPGQLDNVPTFNSNSPELVLKEGILLSTFPPNGKQYPQAHLNFPFEGRFDIFAHHIAKGSPENLRTLYQGLILHNPSNQPVKVDVLQAASYLSQPDAPFIDLPPYANNLDGNIYAGPGSRVMSDILRGKRQSDVPAQLIILPGKSQILMNYSIPVRELEPPLNGRSTLMRLRSNGKIYIANLAMFAPLDALGNERAPSLEEWENLLENSDVAGPRDLAPTPPEKTEDRIIYGRVAGVALGSRWQANLVDKSGESKLSIPQPGKAFSYGLSTLPRGMLGTDRVQSARMLVRYSDTAYFAHGNYGIEYNLSLPLDNSTSETQNITIAIQTPIKTDRLTLGGLSFLEPPANQIFFRGTVRLRYTDDSRIPQTRYVHLMQRRGQQGEPLVKLKMSSGERRLVEVDFLYPPDASPPQVLTVKTLDNG; encoded by the coding sequence ATGCTACCTTTTTTACCAATTATCCACCTCAGTCAAACATCACCTCCACCTCAAGAAATTGTCCAAATTCAAGAAGTACGTCCTTTACCGGGACAGTTAGATAATGTACCAACCTTTAACAGTAATAGCCCAGAATTAGTGTTAAAAGAGGGGATTTTACTTTCAACTTTTCCCCCAAATGGCAAACAATATCCCCAGGCTCACCTAAACTTTCCTTTTGAGGGAAGATTTGATATATTTGCTCACCATATTGCTAAAGGGTCGCCCGAAAATTTGCGTACATTATACCAGGGATTGATTTTACACAATCCCAGCAATCAACCAGTGAAAGTTGATGTCTTACAGGCCGCAAGCTATCTGAGTCAACCTGATGCACCTTTTATCGATTTGCCGCCTTATGCAAACAATCTTGATGGCAATATCTACGCGGGGCCTGGTAGTCGCGTGATGAGTGATATCCTCAGAGGAAAGCGGCAATCTGATGTGCCTGCACAATTAATAATTTTACCTGGAAAAAGCCAGATTTTAATGAATTATTCTATCCCAGTACGGGAACTAGAACCGCCGCTAAATGGGCGCTCTACCTTGATGCGATTGCGAAGTAATGGTAAAATTTATATAGCTAACTTGGCAATGTTTGCGCCTCTGGATGCGTTAGGAAATGAACGCGCACCTAGTTTAGAAGAATGGGAAAATTTATTAGAGAATAGTGATGTTGCCGGGCCCCGCGATCTCGCGCCAACTCCCCCGGAAAAAACAGAAGATCGAATCATTTATGGGAGAGTTGCTGGAGTTGCTTTAGGTTCGCGATGGCAAGCTAACCTAGTTGATAAATCTGGTGAATCTAAACTGAGTATTCCCCAACCAGGAAAAGCCTTTTCCTATGGTTTATCTACACTTCCTCGCGGAATGTTAGGCACGGATCGAGTGCAAAGTGCTCGGATGTTGGTAAGATATTCAGATACAGCCTACTTTGCTCACGGCAATTATGGAATTGAATATAACCTTAGTTTACCCCTTGATAATTCTACTAGCGAAACTCAAAATATTACTATAGCTATTCAAACTCCAATTAAAACAGATCGGTTAACTTTGGGAGGATTGAGTTTTTTAGAACCGCCAGCTAATCAAATCTTTTTTCGCGGTACAGTAAGGCTTCGCTACACTGATGATAGTAGAATTCCTCAAACTCGCTACGTGCATTTAATGCAGCGGCGTGGACAGCAGGGGGAACCTTTAGTAAAATTGAAGATGTCATCGGGAGAAAGACGACTTGTTGAGGTCGATTTTCTCTATCCGCCTGATGCTTCGCCGCCGCAGGTTTTGACTGTTAAAACTTTGGATAATGGGTAA